A single region of the Ornithorhynchus anatinus isolate Pmale09 chromosome 6, mOrnAna1.pri.v4, whole genome shotgun sequence genome encodes:
- the LOC114812796 gene encoding elongation factor 1-alpha, oocyte form-like, translated as MGGAGPGGAIKARDLCQGNPPQSASSRTLLKPSIWIDSPRFTSEDTMGKEKTHINIVVIGHVDSGKSTTTGHLIYKCGGIDKRTIEKFEKEAAEMGKGSFKYAWVLDKLKAERERGITIDISLWKFETSRYYITIIDAPGHRDFIKNMITGTSQADCAVLIVAGGVGEFEAGISSNGQTREHALLAYTLGVKQLIVGVNKMDSTEPPYSARRFQEISKEVGAYIKKIGYNPAAVAFVPISGWHGDNMLEASAHMPWFKGWKVERKEGNASGVTLLEALDAIIPPSRPVNKPLRLPLQDVYKIGGIGTVPVGRVETGCLKAGMVVTFAPSNVTTEVKSVEMHHEALAEALPGDNVGFNVKNVSVKDIRRGNVAGDSKNDPPMEAGSFLAQVIILNHPGQIQAGYAPVLDCHTAHIACKFAELKEKIDRRSGKKLEDNPKALKSGDAALVHMVPGKAMCVETFSEFPPLGRFAVRDMRQTVAVGVIKSVEKKAATAGKVTKSAVKASKK; from the exons atgggcggggccgggccgggcggggctaTAAAGGCCCGGGACCTGTGTCAGGGCAACCCTCCCCAGTCAGCGAGCAGCAGGACCCTCTTGAAGCCGAGCATCTGGATCGATTCTCCCCGCTTCACTTCCGAG GACACCATGGGCAAGGAGAAGACCCATATCAACATCGTGGTCATCGGCCACGTGGACTCGGGCAAGTCGACCACCACCGGCCACCTCATCTACAAGTGCGGGGGCATCGACAAGCGGACGATCGAGAAGTTCGAGAAAGAGGCGGCCGAG ATGGGCAAGGGCTCCTTTAAGTACGCCTGGGTGCTGGACAAGCTGAAGGCGGAGCGGGAGCGGGGCATCACCATCGACATCTCCCTGTGGAAGTTCGAGACGAGCCGTTACTACATCACCATCATCGACGCGCCCGGACACCGCGACTTCATCAAGAACATGATCACAGGAACCTCCCAG GCGGACTGCGCGGTGCTGATCGTGGCTGGCGGCGTGGGCGAGTTTGAAGCCGGCATCTCCAGCAACGGGCAGACCCGGGAGCACGCCCTGCTGGCCTACACCCTGGGCGTGAAGCAGCTCATCGTGGGGGTCAACAAGATGGACTCCACCGAGCCCCCCTACAGCGCCCGGCGCTTCCAGGAGATCTCCAAGGAAGTCGGCGCCTACATCAAGAAGATCGGCTACAACCCCGCCGCCGTGGCCTTCGTGCCCATCTCGGGCTGGCACGGGGACAACATGCTGGAGGCCAGCGCCCAC ATGCCTTGGTTCAAGGGCtggaaggtggagaggaaggagggcaatgCCAGCGGTGTCACCCTGCTCGAGGCGCTCGACGCCATCatccccccgtcccgtcccgtcaaCAAGCCCCTCCGCCTGCCGCTTCAGGACGTCTACAAGATCGGCG GCATCGGCACCGTGCCCGTGGGCCGGGTGGAGACGGGCTGCCTGAAGGCGGGCATGGTGGTCACCTTCGCGCCCAGCAACGTCACCACGGAGGTGAAGTCGGTGGAGATGCACCACGAGGCCCTGGCCGAGGCGCTGCCCGGGGACAACGTGGGCTTCAACGTGAAGAACGTGTCGGTGAAGGACATTCGCCGCGGGAACGTGGCCGGCGACAGCAAGAACGACCCCCCCATGGAGGCGGGCAGCTTCCTGGCCCag GTGATCATCCTCAACCACCCGGGCCAGATCCAGGCCGGCTACGCCCCGGTGCTGGACTGCCACACCGCCCACATCGCCTGCAAGTTCGCCGAGCTCAAGGAGAAGATCGACCGCCGCTCGGGCAAGAAGCTGGAGGACAACCCCAAGGCGCTCAAGTCCGGGGACGCCGCCCTGGTGCACATGGTCCCCGGCAAGGCCATGTGCGTGGAGACCTTCTCCGAGTTCCCTCCTCTAG GCCGCTTCGCCGTGCGGGACATGCGGCAGACCGTGGCCGTGGGGGTCATTAAGTCGGTGGAGAAGAAGGCGGCCACCGCGGGCAAAGTGACCAAGTCTGCGGTGAAGGCCAGCAAGAAATGA